From the Campylobacter sp. CNRCH_2014_0184h genome, one window contains:
- a CDS encoding NAD(P)/FAD-dependent oxidoreductase yields MQRRDFLNGMALTILAGMTPLQVLYGKEAKIEDFTKEYYPPKWLGLRGSNNASYEFAHMLRDGEKFDFSAIKPKQEYDLVVVGAGISGLAAACFYQSKFGKDKKILILDNHDDFGGHARRNEIDLEDGTILSYGGSETFQSPKALYSKEVVDLLSSLGVDIDELAKRFDVNFYPDLNLSRGVYFSKAEFGVDKVVSGNPRKVICDDIPEGRHNGRSVEAFIGDFPLNEKDKKDLIALFKSEKDYLKGLTKEQRDEYVAKTSYKKFLEEKVKLSPQAVKFFEGMTDDFLALGIDAVSCEDARASFLPGFDKLGLDPIEGEALAEMEEPYIHHCADGNATVARLMVRRLIPDVSKKGKDMDEVTLAHFDYSKLDLAKNKVRLRLNSTVINVENTKDGALVTYVNKGKNYRVKAKKVVMANYNSMIPYIVPSMPQDQKDALSKNVKTSLLHTNVIISNWEPFIKLGVHEIYSPKMPYARTKLDYPVDMGGYHHPRDPKKPICVHMVCSPLVFASMQGIDLEGMDARDRARVGRNLLFTMSFEEHEKIVRDQLQGMLGSAGFDHERDIKAIVVNRWGHCYSYTENSLFDDSEEAQKTIELARKPFGNIVIANSDADWDAYMHAAIDQAYRAVNEL; encoded by the coding sequence ATGCAAAGAAGAGATTTTTTAAATGGAATGGCTTTAACTATACTTGCAGGAATGACTCCTTTGCAAGTATTATATGGTAAAGAAGCCAAAATCGAAGATTTTACCAAAGAATACTATCCTCCAAAATGGCTTGGACTAAGGGGTAGCAATAATGCAAGTTATGAATTTGCACATATGCTAAGAGATGGTGAAAAATTTGACTTTAGCGCTATCAAACCTAAACAAGAATATGATTTGGTTGTAGTTGGAGCTGGAATTAGTGGTTTAGCAGCTGCCTGTTTTTATCAAAGCAAATTTGGAAAAGATAAAAAAATTCTTATCCTTGATAATCATGATGATTTTGGTGGACATGCTAGAAGAAATGAAATAGATTTAGAAGATGGTACTATTTTAAGTTATGGTGGTAGTGAAACATTTCAATCACCAAAGGCGTTATATTCTAAAGAAGTAGTAGATTTATTATCATCTTTGGGTGTGGATATTGATGAGCTTGCTAAACGTTTTGATGTAAATTTTTATCCTGATTTAAATCTTAGCAGGGGTGTGTATTTTTCTAAGGCTGAATTTGGAGTAGATAAGGTCGTAAGTGGCAACCCTAGAAAAGTAATTTGCGATGATATTCCTGAGGGAAGACATAATGGCAGAAGTGTTGAAGCTTTTATAGGTGATTTTCCTCTTAATGAAAAAGATAAAAAAGATTTAATTGCTTTATTTAAAAGCGAAAAAGACTATTTAAAAGGCTTGACAAAAGAGCAAAGAGATGAGTATGTGGCTAAAACAAGCTATAAAAAATTCTTAGAAGAAAAAGTTAAGCTTTCACCACAAGCTGTAAAATTCTTTGAAGGTATGACAGATGACTTTTTGGCTTTGGGTATTGATGCTGTTTCTTGTGAAGATGCTAGAGCTTCATTTTTACCTGGTTTTGACAAACTTGGACTTGATCCAATCGAGGGAGAAGCATTAGCTGAAATGGAAGAGCCATATATCCACCACTGTGCTGATGGTAATGCTACTGTTGCTAGATTAATGGTTAGAAGATTAATTCCTGATGTGTCTAAAAAAGGCAAAGATATGGATGAAGTTACTCTAGCTCATTTTGATTATTCTAAACTTGATCTTGCTAAAAACAAAGTGCGTTTAAGATTAAACAGCACTGTTATAAATGTAGAAAATACAAAAGATGGAGCTTTAGTAACTTACGTTAATAAAGGCAAAAATTACAGAGTAAAAGCTAAAAAAGTTGTAATGGCAAATTATAATAGTATGATTCCATACATAGTACCAAGCATGCCACAAGATCAAAAAGATGCTTTGAGTAAAAACGTAAAAACATCACTTTTACACACAAATGTTATTATAAGTAACTGGGAACCATTTATAAAACTTGGAGTACATGAAATTTATTCACCAAAAATGCCTTATGCTAGAACCAAGCTTGATTATCCTGTGGATATGGGAGGATACCATCACCCAAGAGATCCTAAAAAGCCTATTTGTGTTCATATGGTATGCTCGCCTTTAGTATTTGCTTCTATGCAAGGAATCGACCTTGAAGGAATGGATGCAAGAGATAGAGCTAGAGTGGGTAGAAATTTATTATTCACTATGAGTTTTGAAGAACATGAAAAAATCGTTCGCGATCAACTTCAAGGCATGTTAGGCTCGGCTGGATTTGACCATGAAAGAGACATTAAGGCTATAGTTGTAAATCGTTGGGGGCATTGTTATTCATATACAGAAAACAGTCTTTTTGATGATAGTGAAGAAGCGCAAAAAACTATAGAACTTGCAAGAAAACCTTTTGGTAATATCGTTATAGCAAATTCAGATGCTGATTGGGATGCTTATATGCACGCAGCAATTGACCAAGCATATCGTGCTGTTAATGAACTATAA
- a CDS encoding sulfite oxidase heme-binding subunit YedZ — protein MSKKVYNIGGFLAFALSIIFSIYQIMQEFDIVKSIYFYSGIFGLIFFGLSLFFSLLKYKHTKDYPKFLGFYAFFWALIHFFNYFAFGKNLDLILFFKDTFSKNLEFGGFVSFFILTFMFISSFKLFKKMSKIRKLGYFCFLLVAWHYFLSAKIPQIPHFLALSLALIFLLIKLYKNYKKRKKVTFL, from the coding sequence ATGAGCAAAAAAGTTTATAATATCGGTGGATTTTTAGCCTTTGCTTTAAGTATTATTTTTAGTATTTATCAAATCATGCAAGAATTTGATATTGTAAAATCTATATATTTTTATAGTGGTATATTTGGCTTAATCTTTTTTGGATTGAGCCTGTTTTTTTCACTTTTAAAATATAAACACACAAAAGATTATCCTAAATTTTTAGGTTTTTATGCATTTTTTTGGGCTTTGATTCACTTTTTTAATTATTTTGCTTTTGGAAAAAATTTAGATTTAATACTTTTTTTCAAAGATACTTTTAGTAAAAATTTAGAATTTGGTGGTTTTGTAAGCTTTTTTATACTCACATTTATGTTTATAAGCTCATTTAAGCTTTTTAAAAAAATGAGTAAAATAAGAAAACTTGGATATTTTTGCTTTTTGCTAGTAGCTTGGCATTATTTTTTATCTGCAAAAATACCACAAATTCCACATTTTTTAGCTTTAAGTCTAGCCTTGATTTTTCTACTTATTAAACTATATAAAAATTATAAAAAGAGAAAAAAAGTAACTTTTTTATAA
- the msrP gene encoding protein-methionine-sulfoxide reductase catalytic subunit MsrP, with protein MNITNEQLYKKRRHFLKLGAGALVSSALVQSELMALNFFPDPNNEKLKLSDEKIATNYVNFYEFSTDKKRAVELAKNFNTNGWKIEVSGEVEEPLTLTMQDLLAFPLEERIYRFRCVETWSMVVPWVGFELRALIEKCKVKSEAKFIKFTTLFDKNQFADQASFFPTLDYPYVEGLRLDEAMHPLTLMAVGMYKKPLLGQNGAPIRLVVPWKYGFKSIKSIVKIEFTKEQPKTTWELANPREYGFYANVNPNVSHPRWSQANERPLGDFFTKPTQMFNGYEKEVAHLYKDMDLKVNF; from the coding sequence ATGAATATCACAAACGAACAATTATATAAAAAAAGACGCCATTTTTTAAAACTAGGCGCTGGAGCTTTAGTTAGTTCAGCCTTAGTTCAATCTGAATTGATGGCATTAAATTTCTTTCCTGATCCTAATAATGAAAAATTAAAACTTAGCGATGAAAAAATTGCGACTAATTATGTAAATTTTTATGAATTTTCTACTGATAAAAAAAGAGCCGTAGAGCTTGCGAAAAATTTTAACACAAATGGCTGGAAAATAGAAGTTAGCGGAGAAGTTGAAGAGCCTTTGACTTTAACCATGCAAGATTTATTAGCCTTTCCTTTAGAAGAGAGAATTTATAGATTTCGTTGTGTTGAAACTTGGTCTATGGTAGTGCCTTGGGTTGGTTTTGAATTGCGTGCTTTAATAGAAAAATGCAAAGTCAAAAGTGAGGCTAAATTTATAAAATTTACCACTCTTTTTGATAAAAATCAATTTGCCGATCAAGCTTCATTTTTCCCAACTCTTGATTATCCTTATGTAGAGGGTTTAAGATTAGATGAGGCTATGCATCCACTAACGCTTATGGCTGTGGGTATGTATAAAAAGCCTTTATTAGGACAAAATGGAGCGCCGATTCGTCTTGTAGTTCCATGGAAGTATGGCTTTAAAAGTATAAAATCTATTGTAAAAATAGAATTTACCAAAGAACAACCTAAAACTACATGGGAGCTAGCAAACCCTAGAGAATATGGATTTTATGCCAATGTTAATCCAAATGTTTCTCATCCAAGATGGTCTCAAGCAAATGAGCGTCCTTTGGGAGATTTTTTCACCAAGCCTACACAAATGTTTAATGGCTATGAAAAAGAAGTAGCACATTTGTATAAAGACATGGATTTAAAGGTTAATTTTTAA
- a CDS encoding PBP1A family penicillin-binding protein: MKILKIFLSFCVVCAVGIFIFIAYLFSDSDLNQYTFKDYKPPLTTQIFDKNGKLVANVFEQHRFYAPYEELPPRLIEALVAIEDTSFFEHGGVNIDAIFRAAIKIIRSGGKTMEGASTLTQQFIKNTELTPERTLSRKLKEALLAYKIESTLTKEQILERYLNFIFFGHGYYGVKTAALGYFRKNLDELSLKEIAILVGMPKAPSTYDPTRHLDLSLARANSVVQRMYNLGWISKEEYENALKEIPKVYDDTLTQNAAPYVTQEVLKQLSGIKDLKSGGYKIELAIDLDVQNIAREALKFGYDEIVKRDKDANLSTLNGAMIVANHQNGDILALIGGVNYTKSNFNRATQSLRQPGSSFKPFLYQIAIDMGYSPMSKVADISRIFESTKEDEKDWKPKNYGGKFLGLISLKEALTGSRNLATINLALALGLDVIHDKLQFMGFENIPVDLSIVLGSFGISIYDYAKLYTVFGNYGMQKDLILIKRVIDKNGKIVVEFNSGERKISEPEQAFLVNDMMQNVVKKGTGRNARVEGIEIAGKTGTSNKSIDAWFCGLTPEIEAIIWYGNDDNKPMKQIEGGARTAAPVFKEFLTKYLELYPDSARKFIIPKGVYQGIYEKQREYYTNTSPFPKNNPALSENNEIIF; this comes from the coding sequence ATAAAAATTTTAAAAATATTTCTTTCTTTTTGTGTAGTGTGTGCGGTTGGAATTTTTATATTTATTGCTTATTTGTTTTCTGATTCTGATTTAAATCAATACACCTTTAAAGATTACAAACCGCCTCTTACAACACAAATTTTTGATAAAAATGGAAAATTAGTTGCAAATGTTTTTGAGCAACACCGCTTTTACGCTCCTTATGAAGAACTTCCACCAAGACTTATAGAAGCTTTGGTAGCCATTGAAGATACTAGCTTTTTTGAACATGGTGGGGTTAATATAGATGCGATTTTTAGAGCAGCTATTAAAATCATAAGAAGTGGTGGAAAAACCATGGAAGGAGCTTCCACTCTTACGCAACAATTCATAAAAAACACAGAATTAACCCCTGAGCGCACTTTGAGTAGAAAGCTAAAAGAAGCCTTGCTTGCATATAAAATAGAAAGTACTTTAACTAAAGAGCAAATTTTAGAAAGATATTTAAATTTCATATTCTTTGGGCATGGATATTATGGAGTAAAAACTGCTGCGCTTGGGTATTTTAGAAAAAATTTAGATGAGCTTAGTTTGAAAGAAATTGCCATTTTAGTAGGTATGCCAAAGGCTCCAAGTACTTACGATCCTACTAGACATTTAGATCTTTCTTTAGCTAGAGCAAATAGCGTAGTACAAAGAATGTATAATCTTGGTTGGATTTCTAAAGAAGAGTATGAAAATGCCTTAAAAGAAATTCCAAAAGTATATGATGATACTTTAACACAAAATGCAGCTCCTTATGTTACTCAAGAAGTTTTAAAACAACTAAGCGGAATTAAAGACTTAAAAAGTGGCGGTTATAAAATAGAGCTTGCTATAGATCTTGATGTGCAAAATATTGCAAGAGAAGCTTTAAAATTTGGCTATGATGAAATAGTTAAAAGAGACAAAGATGCAAATTTAAGCACACTTAATGGAGCTATGATAGTAGCAAATCACCAAAATGGAGATATATTAGCCTTAATAGGTGGGGTAAATTATACAAAAAGTAATTTCAACCGCGCTACTCAAAGTTTAAGACAGCCTGGAAGTTCTTTTAAGCCTTTTTTATACCAAATTGCCATTGATATGGGCTATTCTCCTATGAGTAAGGTTGCTGATATTTCAAGAATTTTTGAAAGTACCAAAGAAGATGAGAAAGACTGGAAACCTAAAAATTACGGTGGAAAATTTCTAGGGCTTATAAGCTTAAAAGAAGCATTAACTGGATCAAGAAACCTAGCTACCATAAATTTAGCTCTTGCCCTAGGACTTGATGTGATCCATGATAAACTTCAATTTATGGGCTTTGAGAATATACCGGTTGATTTATCTATAGTTTTGGGTAGCTTTGGAATTTCTATTTATGACTATGCTAAACTTTATACAGTATTTGGAAACTATGGTATGCAAAAAGATTTGATACTCATTAAAAGAGTAATCGATAAAAATGGCAAAATAGTAGTAGAGTTTAACTCTGGAGAAAGAAAAATTAGCGAACCCGAGCAAGCCTTTTTAGTTAATGATATGATGCAAAATGTTGTCAAAAAAGGCACTGGGCGTAATGCTAGAGTAGAAGGGATTGAAATAGCTGGAAAAACAGGTACTTCAAACAAAAGCATAGATGCGTGGTTTTGCGGATTAACTCCTGAAATAGAAGCTATCATTTGGTATGGTAATGATGATAATAAACCTATGAAACAAATCGAAGGTGGCGCAAGAACTGCTGCTCCGGTTTTTAAAGAATTTTTAACAAAATACTTAGAACTTTATCCTGATAGCGCTAGAAAATTTATCATTCCAAAAGGAGTTTATCAAGGAATTTATGAAAAGCAAAGAGAGTATTACACTAATACCTCTCCATTTCCAAAAAACAACCCTGCTCTATCCGAAAACAATGAGATAATTTTTTAA
- the maf gene encoding septum formation inhibitor Maf, which translates to MLYLASSSPSRVALLKEANIAFEQIIIDYDESLVKKDNPNSYVQKIVLEKERQFFAKYPDLKNVLFADSIVCAQNIILTKAKSDNEAFNMLNLQSGKSISVLSAMILVLEDKKIFNLSKCDLILDKFDLKDMQEYVESKLYQGKAGAVMCEGFHKKYIKKIIGHQSTALGLNIELLKAFL; encoded by the coding sequence ATGCTTTATCTAGCTTCAAGTTCGCCTTCGCGCGTTGCTTTATTAAAAGAAGCAAATATCGCTTTTGAACAAATTATTATCGATTATGATGAGAGCTTGGTAAAAAAAGATAATCCAAACTCTTATGTGCAAAAAATTGTTTTAGAAAAAGAAAGGCAGTTTTTTGCAAAATATCCTGATTTAAAAAATGTTTTATTTGCTGATAGTATAGTTTGTGCTCAAAATATCATTCTTACTAAAGCTAAAAGCGATAATGAGGCTTTTAATATGCTCAATTTGCAAAGTGGCAAAAGCATTAGCGTTTTAAGTGCGATGATTTTAGTTTTAGAAGATAAAAAGATTTTTAATCTTAGCAAGTGTGATTTGATTTTGGATAAATTTGATTTAAAAGATATGCAAGAATACGTTGAGTCAAAACTTTATCAAGGCAAAGCCGGAGCTGTGATGTGCGAGGGATTTCATAAAAAATACATTAAAAAAATCATAGGCCATCAAAGTACAGCACTAGGGCTTAATATAGAACTTTTGAAAGCATTTTTATGA
- the alaS gene encoding alanine--tRNA ligase, with amino-acid sequence MDIRKEYLEFFKSKGHEITPSSPLVPDDATLLFTNAGMVPFKSIFTGEVPRPNPPRKTSCQTCIRAGGKHNDLDNVGYTARHHTFFEMLGNFSFGDYFKEQAIAYAWEFVTEVLKLPKERLYVTVHESDDEAYELWQKHIEKERIYKFGDKDNFWQMGDTGPCGPCSEIFYDQGAEHFNSSEDYMGGDGDRFLEIWNLVFMQYERSADGTLTPLPKPSIDTGMGLERVSAIKEGKFSNFDSSLFMPIIESIAKLCGKTYTYENGASYRVIADHIRSSVFLLAQGVGFDKEGRGYVLRRIMRRALRHGYLLGLKRAFMYELVDVVCELMGGHYTYLNEKKEFIKEQIKLEEERFLNTIENGIEIFNEELKKTKDIFSGEVAFKLYDTYGFPLDLTQDMLREKNLSVDEAKFNELMQEQKDRAKASWKGSGDKAISGDFKVLLEKFGKNTFSGYENYEEKTKIMAILDENFKIITEAKAGDIAWLMLEKTPFYATSGGQSADIGFINENEVLDTQKFFDINLSQVKLKQDLKTNDEVLVCIDTKKREQIARHHSATHLLHHALREILGSHISQAGSLVEHNKLRFDFTHPKALNKEELKQIEALVNTYIMQANEAKIEILALDEAKKSGAIALFSEKYQEKVRVLTLGASKELCGGTHVKNSSEIGSFYIIKESGVSAGVRRIEAVVSKAALDYVNENLKELNQAKEELKTHDILSYVAKLKNEIASLKNELKNSNKAELNSKELNGIQYCVQKIDSGDIKTMIDEFKNKFNKAVILLLQEKEGKIIIAAGVKDASLKAGALVKEIAQMLGGNGGGRDDFATAGGKDTSKIEQALDHAKKIIEESLA; translated from the coding sequence ATGGATATAAGAAAAGAATATTTAGAATTTTTTAAGTCAAAAGGACACGAAATCACTCCTTCAAGCCCTTTAGTTCCTGATGATGCGACTTTACTTTTTACTAATGCAGGTATGGTGCCTTTTAAAAGTATATTTACTGGAGAAGTACCACGCCCTAATCCTCCGCGTAAAACAAGCTGTCAAACTTGTATAAGAGCCGGTGGAAAACATAATGACTTAGACAATGTAGGCTACACAGCAAGACATCACACTTTTTTTGAAATGCTTGGGAATTTTAGTTTTGGAGATTATTTTAAAGAACAAGCCATTGCTTATGCTTGGGAATTTGTAACTGAGGTTTTAAAACTACCTAAAGAAAGATTATATGTAACTGTACATGAAAGCGATGATGAGGCATATGAGCTTTGGCAAAAACATATAGAAAAAGAAAGAATTTATAAATTTGGCGATAAAGATAATTTTTGGCAAATGGGCGATACTGGACCATGCGGGCCTTGTAGTGAAATTTTTTATGATCAAGGTGCTGAGCATTTTAATTCTAGTGAAGATTATATGGGTGGTGATGGAGATAGGTTCTTAGAAATTTGGAACCTCGTTTTCATGCAGTATGAAAGAAGCGCTGATGGCACACTTACTCCATTGCCAAAACCAAGCATTGACACAGGTATGGGACTTGAAAGAGTTAGCGCTATAAAAGAAGGAAAATTTAGCAATTTTGATAGTTCTTTGTTTATGCCTATTATTGAGAGTATTGCAAAACTTTGTGGCAAAACTTATACTTACGAAAATGGAGCTAGCTATAGAGTAATCGCTGATCATATTAGATCAAGTGTATTTTTACTTGCTCAAGGAGTTGGCTTTGATAAAGAAGGTAGAGGTTATGTTTTAAGAAGAATTATGCGCCGTGCCTTAAGACATGGATATTTATTAGGTCTTAAAAGAGCTTTTATGTATGAGCTTGTAGATGTAGTGTGCGAGTTAATGGGTGGACATTATACTTACCTAAATGAAAAAAAAGAATTTATTAAAGAACAAATCAAACTAGAAGAAGAAAGATTTTTAAACACTATTGAAAATGGCATAGAAATTTTTAACGAAGAACTTAAAAAAACTAAAGATATTTTTAGTGGTGAAGTAGCTTTTAAACTTTATGATACTTATGGTTTTCCACTTGATTTAACCCAAGATATGTTAAGAGAGAAAAATCTTAGTGTAGATGAGGCTAAATTTAATGAGCTTATGCAAGAACAAAAAGACAGAGCCAAAGCTTCTTGGAAAGGAAGTGGGGATAAAGCAATTAGCGGAGACTTTAAAGTTTTATTAGAAAAATTTGGCAAAAATACTTTTAGTGGCTATGAAAATTATGAAGAAAAAACTAAAATCATGGCTATTTTGGATGAGAATTTTAAAATCATAACCGAAGCTAAGGCAGGAGATATAGCATGGTTAATGCTTGAAAAAACTCCATTTTACGCAACAAGTGGAGGGCAAAGCGCTGATATAGGTTTTATCAATGAAAATGAGGTTTTAGATACACAAAAATTCTTTGATATTAATCTTAGTCAAGTGAAATTAAAACAAGATCTTAAAACAAATGATGAAGTGTTAGTTTGCATAGATACTAAAAAAAGAGAACAAATCGCAAGACATCATAGTGCGACACATTTACTACACCATGCTTTAAGAGAAATTCTTGGCTCACACATTAGTCAAGCAGGTTCTTTGGTAGAGCATAATAAATTAAGATTTGATTTTACTCATCCAAAAGCCCTAAACAAAGAAGAATTAAAGCAAATAGAAGCTTTGGTAAATACTTACATCATGCAAGCAAACGAAGCTAAAATTGAAATTTTAGCTTTAGATGAAGCTAAAAAAAGTGGTGCCATAGCTTTATTTAGTGAAAAATATCAAGAAAAAGTAAGAGTTTTAACCTTAGGAGCTAGCAAGGAGCTTTGTGGTGGCACTCATGTGAAAAATAGCTCTGAAATAGGAAGTTTTTACATCATCAAAGAAAGCGGTGTTAGTGCTGGAGTTAGAAGAATAGAAGCAGTGGTAAGCAAAGCTGCGCTTGATTATGTTAATGAAAATTTAAAAGAACTAAACCAAGCCAAAGAAGAGTTAAAAACTCATGATATTTTAAGCTATGTGGCAAAATTAAAAAATGAAATAGCTAGTTTAAAAAATGAATTAAAAAATTCAAACAAAGCAGAATTAAACTCTAAAGAATTAAATGGCATTCAATATTGTGTGCAAAAAATAGACAGTGGCGATATAAAAACCATGATAGATGAGTTTAAAAACAAATTTAACAAAGCTGTAATTTTACTTTTACAAGAAAAAGAAGGTAAGATTATCATAGCAGCAGGTGTTAAAGACGCTTCGCTAAAAGCCGGTGCTTTGGTAAAAGAAATTGCACAAATGCTTGGTGGAAACGGTGGCGGTAGGGATGATTTTGCAACAGCTGGCGGTAAAGATACAAGTAAAATAGAACAAGCGCTTGATCATGCTAAGAAAATCATAGAAGAAAGTCTTGCTTAA
- a CDS encoding DegT/DnrJ/EryC1/StrS family aminotransferase encodes MPFIDLNAQYNAYKNEIDEAISEVLQSTSFIGGAKLEEFESNLAKYVGIKHAIGCSSGTSALFLALMALGVGRDDEVIVPSFTFIATAEMVALIGAKPVFVDIDFKDYNLSLEKVQSAITPKTKAVIAVSIFGLMPDMFALKELCKSQNIALIEDSAQSFGASQKGIKSCAIADISCTSFFPSKPLGAYGDGGAIFTQDDELAQKIKIYLNHGQVQRYKHKYIGINGRLDTIQASILNVKLKYLDEEIKKREAIAKIYDENLKNCILPPRKDDFVSAWAQYSVRVKNRENFMQKLQEQGIPTAVHYPLGLHLQEAFDYLAYKKGDLPNTELLSDEILSLPMSAFLKEEHQARVIEAFK; translated from the coding sequence ATTCCTTTTATAGACTTAAATGCTCAATATAATGCTTATAAAAATGAAATCGATGAGGCTATTAGTGAAGTTTTACAAAGCACTTCTTTCATAGGTGGTGCAAAATTAGAAGAATTTGAAAGCAATTTAGCTAAATATGTAGGTATTAAACACGCAATAGGTTGTTCAAGTGGCACAAGTGCGTTATTTTTAGCCTTGATGGCTTTGGGTGTGGGTAGAGATGATGAGGTAATAGTGCCAAGTTTTACCTTTATAGCTACAGCTGAAATGGTTGCTCTAATCGGCGCTAAACCTGTTTTTGTAGATATTGATTTTAAAGATTATAATCTTAGTTTAGAAAAAGTTCAAAGTGCTATCACGCCTAAAACTAAAGCTGTAATTGCTGTGAGTATTTTTGGGCTTATGCCTGATATGTTTGCTCTAAAAGAGCTTTGTAAAAGTCAAAATATTGCTTTGATAGAAGATAGCGCGCAAAGTTTTGGAGCTAGTCAAAAGGGCATAAAATCATGTGCTATAGCTGATATATCTTGCACAAGCTTTTTCCCGTCTAAGCCTTTAGGTGCTTATGGAGATGGCGGGGCGATTTTTACCCAAGATGATGAATTAGCGCAAAAAATAAAAATTTATTTAAATCATGGACAAGTGCAAAGATATAAGCATAAATACATCGGTATTAATGGAAGGCTTGATACCATCCAAGCATCTATTTTAAATGTGAAATTAAAATACTTAGATGAAGAGATTAAAAAAAGAGAAGCAATAGCAAAAATTTATGATGAAAATTTAAAAAATTGTATTTTACCGCCAAGAAAAGATGATTTTGTGAGTGCCTGGGCTCAATATAGCGTGCGTGTGAAGAATAGAGAAAATTTCATGCAAAAATTACAAGAGCAAGGCATACCTACTGCGGTGCATTATCCTTTAGGGCTTCATTTACAAGAAGCTTTTGATTATCTTGCTTATAAAAAAGGCGATTTACCAAATACAGAACTTTTAAGTGATGAAATTTTATCCTTACCTATGAGTGCATTTTTAAAAGAAGAACACCAAGCTAGAGTGATAGAGGCTTTTAAATGA
- a CDS encoding Gfo/Idh/MocA family protein, translating to MKIGLIGLGKMGKNHLRELERNLKVKEIHLYDPFCKDKFKHFFHKNFDDFLAQNLDGAIIATPTHTHLDIALKVFPKIKNVLIEKPLALNVDEILILEQKARENKVRVGVGFCERFNPAILTLKEKLLEDEIISINIQRISPYPQRINDVGVLSDLSVHDIDLVRFLSQEQILKANIYKSFHHDKFEDEVMISLKLENILASIHDSWNGQCIIRKITLLGKKHTYELDLKNFKLFINMQKIPNLYENSPLYAEHEDFFELLQNGVCKNLASIEDALRVQEILEGV from the coding sequence ATGAAAATAGGGCTTATAGGCCTTGGTAAAATGGGTAAAAACCATTTAAGAGAACTCGAGCGTAATTTAAAAGTAAAAGAAATTCATCTTTATGATCCTTTCTGTAAAGATAAATTTAAACACTTTTTTCATAAAAATTTTGATGATTTTTTAGCACAAAATCTTGATGGTGCTATCATTGCTACGCCTACCCATACGCATTTAGATATAGCTTTAAAAGTTTTTCCTAAAATAAAAAATGTTTTGATAGAAAAGCCTTTGGCATTAAATGTTGATGAAATTTTAATCTTAGAACAAAAAGCTAGAGAAAATAAAGTCAGGGTAGGGGTGGGCTTTTGCGAGAGATTTAACCCTGCTATTTTAACTTTAAAAGAAAAACTTTTAGAAGATGAGATTATAAGTATTAACATACAAAGAATTTCTCCTTATCCACAAAGAATAAACGATGTAGGTGTTTTAAGTGATCTTAGTGTGCATGATATTGACTTAGTTAGATTTTTAAGTCAAGAGCAAATTTTAAAAGCAAATATTTATAAAAGTTTCCATCATGATAAATTTGAAGATGAGGTAATGATAAGCTTAAAATTAGAAAATATCTTAGCAAGTATTCATGATAGCTGGAATGGACAATGCATTATAAGAAAAATCACACTTTTAGGTAAAAAACATACTTATGAGCTTGATCTTAAAAATTTTAAACTTTTTATCAATATGCAAAAAATTCCAAATTTATATGAAAATTCTCCTTTATATGCTGAGCATGAAGACTTTTTTGAGCTTTTGCAAAATGGGGTTTGTAAAAATTTAGCTAGCATTGAAGATGCTTTGAGAGTGCAAGAAATTTTAGAAGGTGTTTGA